One window of the Runella slithyformis DSM 19594 genome contains the following:
- a CDS encoding tetratricopeptide repeat protein, protein MKKTDVCPCAFFFFLSCFLFYSPSFGQHNPYQLTPTLQQAYAAVFKLKVSSAKALLQQEKNAGPQKAFAVYAEDYIDMVTLLVSDEKRLFEQLAPNEEARLDYLDDLPADSPYQRLYQAEIRLHWAFIKLKFGKEVSACWDIIRAYRLLEENAKKYPDFISTYKSLGMLHVLIGSAPQNYQWVTKLLGLRGNIPQGMREIKTIIQKDPLFGPEARLVELLLQAYILTYAEPQNTALLAFVNEKEDNLLLHFFGTTISMKDGRGEQALKLLNQRPIGRDYLEFPFLEYLKGEILLQKGQYDEARTQFKRFLTRYKGQNYLKDTHMKLFLSHWLDGQENLATAYLDRVPAVGTSYVEADKFAEKFAKSFRKKEVSGQQKALMKARLAFDGGYLPEAALALKPFSESFFTTQYDKAEFHYRWGRILQRQNQADASITHYERAIALSQPQGLYFGATSALQLGYMYLAKGNRAKAIDHFTQALTYPKHEYKNSVDNKARAALTLMGVE, encoded by the coding sequence GTGAAAAAGACCGATGTATGTCCGTGCGCTTTTTTCTTTTTCCTCAGTTGCTTCCTGTTTTATTCTCCTTCTTTCGGACAACATAATCCGTATCAACTTACGCCCACGCTTCAACAGGCCTACGCCGCGGTCTTCAAGTTGAAAGTGTCGTCGGCAAAGGCGCTGTTACAACAGGAAAAAAATGCGGGCCCGCAGAAAGCCTTTGCCGTGTACGCAGAAGACTATATCGACATGGTCACGCTGTTGGTGAGTGACGAGAAGCGACTGTTTGAGCAATTGGCCCCCAATGAAGAGGCACGGCTGGACTATCTGGATGATCTGCCGGCAGATTCCCCCTATCAGCGATTGTATCAGGCCGAAATTCGGCTGCACTGGGCATTTATCAAACTGAAGTTCGGCAAAGAGGTCAGCGCCTGTTGGGACATCATCAGGGCGTATCGACTCCTGGAAGAAAATGCCAAAAAATACCCTGACTTTATTTCGACTTACAAGTCGTTGGGAATGCTTCATGTATTGATCGGCTCGGCTCCGCAAAATTATCAGTGGGTCACCAAGCTCCTGGGCCTGCGCGGCAATATTCCGCAGGGAATGCGTGAGATCAAAACCATTATTCAAAAAGACCCGCTCTTTGGACCGGAGGCGCGCTTGGTGGAGTTGCTGCTTCAGGCTTATATTCTTACCTATGCCGAACCGCAGAACACGGCGTTGCTGGCCTTCGTCAATGAGAAAGAGGATAACTTACTGCTCCATTTTTTCGGCACGACGATTTCCATGAAAGACGGCAGGGGAGAGCAGGCCCTGAAATTACTTAATCAACGACCCATCGGTCGTGACTATCTTGAGTTTCCGTTTTTAGAATACCTGAAAGGGGAGATTTTACTTCAAAAAGGTCAATACGACGAAGCACGCACGCAGTTCAAACGATTTTTGACCCGGTACAAAGGCCAAAATTACCTGAAAGACACGCACATGAAACTGTTTCTGAGCCATTGGCTGGACGGTCAAGAAAACCTTGCTACAGCCTATCTGGACCGGGTGCCGGCCGTGGGCACGAGTTATGTGGAAGCCGATAAATTTGCGGAAAAATTCGCCAAAAGCTTTCGAAAGAAGGAAGTTTCAGGACAGCAGAAAGCTTTAATGAAAGCCCGGTTGGCGTTTGATGGCGGGTATTTGCCGGAAGCCGCTTTGGCATTGAAACCGTTTTCGGAGTCATTTTTTACTACTCAATACGACAAAGCTGAATTTCACTACCGTTGGGGCCGTATTCTGCAACGTCAAAACCAAGCGGATGCTTCCATTACTCATTATGAACGCGCCATTGCGCTCAGTCAGCCGCAGGGCCTGTATTTTGGGGCCACGTCAGCCCTGCAATTGGGGTATATGTATCTGGCCAAAGGCAACAGGGCCAAGGCGATTGATCACTTCACACAGGCGCTTACCTACCCGAAGCATGAATACAAAAACAGCGTGGACAATAAAGCCCGCGCTGCCTTGACATTGATGGGAGTGGAATAG
- a CDS encoding 6-pyruvoyl trahydropterin synthase family protein, translated as MSNQRVAVFRKTHFNAAHRLNNPAWSEEENARIFGKCNLPNYHGHNYELIVRVTGEVDPQTGYVVDLKWLNDLIELNVLQKFDHKNLNLDTEEFRYLNPSAENIAIVIYNILRGHLQSTLDLKIRLYETERNFVEYPA; from the coding sequence ATGAGCAATCAACGAGTGGCGGTCTTTCGAAAGACCCACTTCAATGCTGCGCACCGACTCAATAATCCGGCGTGGTCGGAGGAGGAAAACGCACGCATTTTCGGAAAATGCAATTTGCCGAATTACCACGGACACAATTACGAGTTAATCGTCCGGGTAACGGGGGAAGTAGACCCTCAAACCGGCTACGTCGTGGATTTGAAATGGTTGAACGACTTAATAGAGCTCAATGTTCTGCAAAAGTTCGACCACAAAAATCTTAACCTTGACACAGAAGAGTTCAGATACCTGAATCCCAGTGCCGAGAATATTGCAATCGTGATTTATAACATCCTGCGTGGGCACTTACAATCCACATTAGATTTGAAAATAAGACTATATGAAACCGAACGAAACTTTGTGGAATACCCCGCGTGA
- a CDS encoding Uma2 family endonuclease encodes MVAVSTKRKRIRTKFAKHEIPKSLIYEEYDGKPMYYRGYKDVLNQRKTTEEIMGESDTQAIIIGVLMNFLFDTIDRNKYFIVTNEVGFHLKKRSNISSDIVIYEKAALQNHTFKNKYFEIPPLAVIEVDIQADTADFGISEMDYYGIKTKKLLDFGVREVIWFFSGTQQQFVARAGQDGIISTWEKTVSVLDEYQFSLAQLLQKEGFTL; translated from the coding sequence ATGGTAGCAGTCTCCACCAAACGCAAACGCATTCGGACCAAATTTGCCAAACATGAGATCCCGAAATCGTTGATTTATGAAGAATACGACGGAAAGCCCATGTACTATCGGGGCTATAAAGATGTATTAAATCAACGGAAAACAACGGAAGAGATCATGGGCGAAAGTGATACCCAAGCCATTATTATCGGCGTTTTAATGAATTTTTTGTTCGATACTATCGACAGAAACAAATATTTTATTGTCACAAATGAGGTAGGTTTTCACCTTAAAAAGCGTAGTAACATTTCCTCTGACATTGTCATCTATGAAAAGGCGGCCCTGCAAAACCATACCTTTAAGAATAAATACTTTGAAATCCCTCCCTTAGCGGTCATTGAGGTGGACATACAGGCTGATACGGCCGATTTCGGTATTTCAGAAATGGATTACTACGGAATCAAGACCAAAAAATTGTTGGACTTCGGCGTGCGGGAAGTAATTTGGTTTTTTTCGGGAACCCAACAGCAATTTGTCGCTCGGGCCGGGCAGGACGGCATTATTTCGACCTGGGAAAAAACGGTCAGTGTGTTGGATGAATATCAATTTTCATTGGCTCAACTGCTTCAAAAAGAAGGTTTTACATTGTGA
- the folE gene encoding GTP cyclohydrolase I FolE: MKPNETLWNTPREAADFVDLTIDEWGDDHSLSAYETPMREDAFELSDVEKVTKIEQHFKAIMETLGLDLTDDSLKGTPHRVAKMYVKEIFSGLNPKNKPKATLFENKYNYNEMLVEKDISFYSNCEHHFVPIFGKAHVAYISSGKVIGLSKLNRIVQYFAKRPQVQERLTIQIGKELQQILQTEDVAIVMDAKHLCVASRGVQDDTSTTITSFYGGKFKEEATKNEFLKYL; encoded by the coding sequence ATGAAACCGAACGAAACTTTGTGGAATACCCCGCGTGAGGCTGCCGATTTCGTTGATTTGACCATTGACGAATGGGGCGACGACCATAGCCTGAGTGCGTATGAAACTCCCATGCGCGAAGATGCCTTCGAGCTGAGCGATGTAGAGAAAGTAACCAAAATTGAGCAGCATTTTAAAGCGATCATGGAGACATTGGGTCTCGACCTGACCGACGACAGCCTGAAAGGGACCCCCCACCGGGTGGCTAAAATGTACGTGAAAGAGATTTTCAGCGGCCTGAATCCTAAGAATAAACCCAAAGCCACTTTATTTGAAAATAAATACAACTACAACGAAATGTTGGTGGAGAAAGACATCAGTTTTTACTCCAACTGTGAACATCACTTTGTGCCTATTTTCGGTAAAGCACACGTGGCTTATATCTCAAGCGGCAAGGTAATCGGCCTTTCGAAGCTGAACCGCATTGTGCAGTATTTTGCCAAACGCCCTCAGGTTCAGGAGCGTTTGACGATACAGATCGGCAAAGAATTACAACAGATCCTCCAAACGGAAGATGTGGCCATAGTAATGGATGCCAAGCACCTGTGCGTAGCCTCGCGCGGTGTACAGGATGATACAAGCACCACGATCACGTCTTTTTACGGCGGTAAGTTCAAAGAAGAAGCGACCAAAAATGAGTTTCTGAAGTATCTGTAA
- a CDS encoding glutamine--tRNA ligase/YqeY domain fusion protein, translating into MSEINKESTEEKSLNFIEQIIEEDLRNGKHGGRVLTRFPPEPNGYLHIGHAKSICLNFGVAQKYGGGTNLRFDDTNPVTEDTEYVDSIKNDVQWLGFQWVNEFYASDYFDSLYEYALRLIRKGLAYVDESTSEEMAVMKGTPTEPGTNSPYRDRTPEENEDLFVRMKNGEFAEGTRTLRAKIDMAAPNMIMRDPVIYRIKFAHHHRTGDKWCIYPMYDFAHGQSDSIEKITHSICTLEFVPHRDLYDWCIENLEIFPSKQYEFARLNLTYTVMSKRKLLQLVNEQYVTGWDDPRMPTISGLRRRGYTPESIREFCDRIGVARRDNLIDVSLLEFCVREHLNKVAERRMVVLDPLKVIITNFPEGKVEICHSENNPEDPNGGMREIPFGRELYVERDDFMEVAPKKYFRLAPGQMVRLKGAYIIRCDDFVKDEAGNVTELHCSYIENSKSGNDTSGINVKGTLHWVSVNEALPIEIREYDRLFSVEDLSAAEGDFKDHINPNSLQVITGYAEPALKEAAVGAKFQFMRKGYFCLDRDSTDEHLVFNRTVGLKDTWGKVAAK; encoded by the coding sequence ATGAGTGAAATTAACAAAGAATCCACCGAAGAAAAGTCACTTAACTTCATCGAGCAAATCATCGAGGAAGACCTCCGTAACGGTAAACACGGAGGCCGAGTACTGACGCGCTTTCCTCCCGAGCCCAACGGGTATCTGCACATTGGTCATGCCAAATCCATATGCCTTAATTTTGGCGTAGCGCAGAAATATGGCGGAGGGACCAATCTTCGTTTTGACGATACTAATCCGGTCACGGAAGATACCGAATACGTCGATTCCATCAAAAATGACGTGCAATGGTTGGGATTTCAGTGGGTAAATGAATTTTACGCTTCCGATTATTTCGATTCTTTGTACGAATATGCGCTTCGTCTGATTCGGAAAGGACTGGCGTACGTGGATGAGTCCACTTCGGAAGAAATGGCTGTCATGAAGGGAACGCCAACCGAGCCCGGCACCAACAGTCCCTACCGTGACCGTACGCCCGAAGAAAATGAAGATCTGTTCGTTCGGATGAAAAACGGAGAGTTTGCGGAAGGAACCCGCACACTCCGGGCCAAAATTGACATGGCGGCACCCAATATGATCATGCGTGACCCCGTCATTTATCGTATCAAATTTGCGCATCATCACCGTACGGGCGATAAATGGTGCATTTATCCGATGTATGATTTTGCGCACGGGCAGTCGGATTCCATCGAAAAAATAACGCACTCGATCTGTACTCTCGAATTTGTGCCTCACCGCGACCTGTACGATTGGTGTATTGAAAATCTGGAGATATTTCCGTCAAAACAATACGAGTTTGCGCGTCTGAATCTGACCTACACGGTCATGAGTAAGCGAAAACTCCTTCAATTGGTCAATGAGCAATACGTAACGGGCTGGGATGATCCGCGTATGCCGACCATTTCGGGGTTGCGTCGCCGCGGCTACACGCCCGAGTCCATTCGGGAGTTTTGCGATCGTATCGGCGTGGCGCGGCGCGATAATCTGATCGATGTGAGCTTGCTGGAGTTTTGTGTGCGTGAACACCTTAATAAAGTCGCGGAGCGCCGCATGGTGGTACTTGATCCGCTCAAAGTGATCATTACCAATTTCCCCGAAGGAAAGGTGGAAATCTGCCATAGCGAAAACAATCCCGAGGATCCCAACGGAGGTATGCGCGAGATTCCTTTCGGGCGTGAGCTGTACGTAGAGCGGGATGATTTTATGGAAGTGGCCCCTAAAAAATATTTTCGTTTAGCTCCCGGGCAAATGGTCCGCCTGAAAGGTGCGTACATCATCAGGTGTGACGACTTCGTCAAAGATGAAGCCGGCAATGTGACCGAACTGCATTGCTCATACATTGAAAACAGCAAAAGCGGTAACGATACCTCAGGCATCAACGTGAAAGGAACCCTGCATTGGGTATCGGTCAACGAAGCCCTGCCCATCGAAATTCGGGAATACGACCGTCTGTTCAGCGTCGAAGACCTTTCGGCGGCCGAGGGAGATTTTAAAGATCATATTAACCCCAATTCGTTGCAGGTCATTACGGGCTATGCCGAACCGGCCCTGAAAGAAGCCGCAGTAGGGGCGAAGTTCCAATTCATGCGCAAAGGATATTTCTGCCTGGACCGTGATTCTACCGATGAGCATTTGGTCTTTAATCGTACCGTTGGGCTGAAAGATACGTGGGGGAAAGTCGCGGCGAAATAA